TTGGCAAATAACAATTTCCCTGGCAATTATTGATATTATTTTTGCCTATTTCTTAATTTCTGGCTCCAGAAAAAGCACAATTATATCCAACTTAAAACGTAGAAAATTATACCTTTAGGAGATTAAACACATGAAATTTGGTGAGCATTTAAAACAGGCACGAATTACGCGTCACTTAACTCAAGAAGAAGTTGCCGAAAAATTCTTTATTAGTAGACAGACAATTTCTAGCTGGGAAAATGAAAAAACTTATCCAGATATTGTTACACTAATTAAACTAAGTGACTACTACCAAATTTCACTTGATACCCTATTGAAGGAGGATACGGGTATGAAAGAATATTTAGAAAAAAAGAATGTCATTACAAAACTAAAGCCAATTAAGTGGTGTCTAACAGTAATTGGCCTGATATTAATTGCTTTTTGGTTAGTCAGCCTTAGTTACTCCAACATTTTCATTCTGTTAGCATTAGTAATCACGATTTTTGTCATCACAGCTTTAGCAAGACTAAATGAACTCGATCAAGCAAATTCTCTAGGCTTAAAATATAATTGGCAAAAATACTTTGATGAGCATTCCAAAATAAATTATCTTGTTTTTACAATCATATTAATTTTAGCGATTAGCTTGATTATTTACCAACTTCAAAACATTAATTTTAATAGTGCAACTATATCAGGCACATCTGAATCAGCAGGTGAAAACTTCGGTTATATCATAGGTTATGTTTTTGGCGATTTAACACATCGCCTACTATCTGTAGTGCTTGTTATCGAACTTTATAAACAATGCATTGAATAAAATTATTTTAATAAATACATGATATTTTCCGCCTAGCAGTCTATAATAAAAGCAAAAATATTAGGAGGTTACTCTATGAAATTAACTAAAAAAACGATGCTAGTAGCAACTGGTATTAGTCTTATTGCCGGTTTTGGCATTGGTAGTCTTAATCCCCTGCGCTCCACCAATGCAGACACAGAAAATAACTACCATGATAACGCAACTTATTGCAACTATCATAATCGTTATAAGAACTCATCATACTGCTATAATCAACGTAACACACATCGCGTAAATTCTAATAATTACCGTTGTTCTAATGGTTGTTGGTAATTTACAAAAAAGCTTAGCAAGTTTTGCTAAGCTTTTTTTGTTACATGTGAAACAACAGCTAACTAATTAGCCGCTTAACTTCACTAATTTCTTTTTTCAAAGGTTGCATACCATCTAGTACCAAGTCCGCATTCTTAGCAACATACTCTTGATTATCAACATATAACTGCCGCGCCGTTGATAAATATACTTTAGCCCAAGCGATTATTTCTGCTGCAGTTTTATTTTGATCATCACGGATTATCTGCCGTGCAAAAGCAACATCCAGTGGCGTTTTAATATAGACTACCCAAGTTATATACGGCTTTAAAACTTCATGACAATAACCGAAAGGAAAATCAATCAAAATCAACGGTACATTATTGTACACTTGCTTAAAGTCATTCATTAATTTACTAATATCGTACTGATTTATCGCTTCTTTTAAGGGCACTGTTGGTTCTGGTGCACTAGGTAATTGATCGATATCGTAATCGTCAAATGAAATAACCTTGCTAAATGAATATAATTTACTCAATTCATTAATCAGCGTCGTTTTTCCACTCGCGGTTACACCACTAACTACAAGGACTTTACTCTTCATGGGTTCTTCTCGACTTTCTAAATAATCAAATTCATTATAAAGCGAATTCAAAGTAACTACACTTTTTTATTGTAAAGCATCTAACAAGTACGATATAATTACATTGAAAAAAATATTTTATTATCAAACATAGGGAGCTTATACTATGAACAAAATTACAAAAGTTTTAGGCTTATCAGTTGCAGCATTGAGCCTTGCAGGTGGTAGTTTTACTACAAATGAGGTTAATGCCAAAACTACTAAAACACACATTACTAACAAAAAAGCTGTTAAAAAGACCTCTAAAAAGAAAGCCAAGGGTACGAAATATGGCTTCAAAAAAGCTTTTGTCTTCTCAAAAGACTTACAAGGTAAATGGTACAGTAACAATAATTTGACCCCTGACCCACTTGAAGTTGGCAAATCAACGTTGGTTCTTCCATATACTGGTAAAAAGGCCAAAGCCGTTGTCATTGGCAAAGTTAAGGGAACCAACAAATACACATGGCAAATGAGTGGTAATTGGAAGTTAAAGCACGCCAAGGCTTTTGCTAACGTAATGCGCGGCTCATATAAGACCATTAACAAGACTAAATGGACCGTTCTTAGTCCAGTCGATGAAAAGTCAGTTACTGCTGGCTTTGCTTATACTGTCAAGGACGAAAAAATTGACGATAAGACTGGCGAAACTATCAAAGTTGTTTTTGAAGCAAGACCTGACGATGGTAAAGTAATCAACCAATACTTTACAAGTAAAGACTTGGCTAACAAGTATGCTGCAACCAAGTTTGCTGACATGACTTATTCAGATATCAACCCAAGATAAGATTATTTTTAATAAAAAAAGCGAGTGAGGAAATTTTCCTTACTCGCTTTTTATGTTTCACATGTAACATTTAGTGCAAAATAATATACTATACAAAAACACGCTAATAACAAACGATATAATTTTTTGCTCTTCACTATACAAAATCACTTGACAATCATGTAACCATTTTAATTAACTTTTTCCTTGTTTTACCCCTACATCTCGTATTAAACTTATTAAGTATCAATATGTTGTATTTAAGAAAGAGCGTGATTCAAGTTATTGTTTTAAGCGGGCCAATTGGAGCCGGTAAATCCAGTTTAACCAGTATTTTAGCTGAACATCTAGGTACTCAAGCCTTCTATGAGGGAGTTGACAGTAATCCTGTTCTTCCCCTGTACTACAAGGATATGAAGCGATATACGTTTTTGCTCAATATCTACTTGCTCAACCATCGGATAGCACAGATTAATCAAGCAGTTAAAGAGAAAAACAGCGTTTCAGACCGATCAATCTATGAAGATGCTCTCTTTTTCAAAATGAACGCAGACAGTAATGTCGCTGATCCAACAGAATTTAAGATTTACGACAGCTTGCTCGAAAACATGATGGAAGATACTCCCGGTAATCCAAGTAAGAAGCCGGATTTACTCATTTATATTCATGTGTCGCTAGAAACAATGCTTAAACGCATTAAAAAGCGTGGTCGCTCTTACGAACAAATCAGTACAGATCCTAGTTTAAAGGACTACTATGCACGCCTTATCCGCTACTATGAGCCATGGTATAAAAATTACAATGCATCACCTAAAATAGCAATTGACGGCGACAAATTTGATTTCATTACTGATGAAAATGCTAAAAAAGAAGTTTTGCAGCAAATTGATGACAAATTGCGCGAACTAGGTAATTTAAAATAAAGAAGGAACGTGATGACAGTTATTGTTTTAAGCGGGCCAATTGGAGCCGGTAAATCCAGTTTAACCAGTATTTTAGCAGATTATTTAGGTACTAAGCCATTCTATGAAAGCGTCGATAACAACCCTGTTTTGCCGCTTTTTTACGCTGATCCTAAAAAATACGCCTTTTTATTGCAAGTGTTTTTCCTAAATACACGTTTTCGCAGTATTAAAGATGCTTTAACAGAAGACAACAATGTTTTAGATCGTTCAATTTATGAAGATGCCCTCTTCTTCCAAATGAATGCTGACATTGGTCGGGCAACTCAAGAAGAAGTAGACACTTATTATGAATTATTAAACAACATGATGAGTGAGCTTACCCACATGCCAAAGAAAAATCCTGACTTGTTAGTCCACATCAACGTTTCTTATGACACGATGATCAAGCGAATTCAAAAACGTGGCCGTCCTTATGAACAGCTTAGTTACGACGCAACTCTTGAAGACTATTACAAGCGGCTGTTGCGTTACTACAAGCCGTGGTATGACAAGTACGATTATTCACCTAAGATGGAAATTGATGGTGATGCTCTCGACTTTATGACCGATGATCAAGCTCGAGCAACAGTTTTAGATCAAATTGTTGGCAAATTAAAAGAAGTTGGCAAATTACCTGAGTCATGGGATAAGCCAACCAACATTAAGATTTCTGAATAACTTTAATTACAACTGCTTGACTTATTAAATTAAGTGATTATAATTAAAAGAAAATTAAAAAGGTTATGAGCAGACTAGTAATATTTAGGGCTTACCAGAGAGTGTCAGTTGCTGTAAAGACATAAAGCGCCTAGTATGAATCACACCTGCGAACCGTTTTTCTAAATAATGTAAGAAATTCCGGCGGTGCCGTTATCACTACAGTTTTTTATTCTTGTTAAACTGACCGAGGTTATTTACGTGAGTAAATAGCAAATTAAGGTGGAATCGCGTTAAGTCGTCCTTTTAGATAAAGATTATCTAAGAGGACGTTTTTTCTTACAAATTAAGAAATTCCGGTAGTGCCGTTATCACTACAGTTAAACTACTTATGCAGTATTTAACTGATTGAGACTGTTTGCGTGAGTAAACAGCAAATTGAGGTGGAACCACGATTAAACGTCCTCTTAGACCAACGTCTAAGGGGGCGTTTTTATTATATAAGGAGAATACCATGAATTACATTAACGCCATCATGCCTTCCCTACTTCAGGGAGCGCAAATGACCTTATCACTGTTTTGTTGGACACTTATTATTTCTATTCCCTTAGGAATTATTATTAGCTTAGGGCTCATCTCGCATATTAAGCCTTTGCAGCTCTTTTTAAAATTTTATGTTTGGATTATGCGGGGAACGCCATTATTATTACAATTAATTTTTGTTTTCTACGGTTTACCAATTATTGGCGTGATTTTTCAGCGCTATGATGCGGCATTATTTGCTTTCATCCTCAACTATGCAGCATACTTTGCTGAAATTTTTCGGGGAGGTTTTCAAGCCATTCCAGAAGGACAATATGAAAGCGCCCGGGTTTTGCGATTAACTAAGATGCAAACATTAAAGCATATTGTTATTCCCCAAGTTGTCAAGATTGTTATTCCATCCATTGGTAACGAGGTTATCAATCTCGTTAAAGATACTTCTCTAGTCTATGTTATTGGCCTTGGCGACCTCCTGAGAGCCGGTAATGTTGCCACAGCAAGAGATGTTACCTTGGTACCACTAGTTTTGGTTGGTATTATTTACCTAGCTATGACGGGAATTGCATCTTACCTTTTAAAGAAAATTGAAAATAGTTATTCTAAATGGAAGTAGTCGGGAAGCGATTAGATGTTAGAACTTAAAAATATCACCAAAAAATTTGGTCAACGAACAATCTTAGATAAAGTCAATTTAACTATCCCTAGTGGACAAATTTTAGCAATTGTCGGGCCTTCTGGAGCCGGGAAAACAACTTTGCTGCGCTGTTTAAGTGGTCTTGAAGCTATCGACTCGGGCAGCTTCTTATGGGATGGACAAGAATTTAATCCCGTTAATCCAACCGATAGCAGCCAAATAATCGGCGTTGTTTTCCAAGATTATCAATTATTTCCTAATTTAACTGTATTGGAAAACATCACGTTAGCTCCAACTTTAGCACTTAAAAAAGATAAAGCAGTTGCCGAAAAACAAGCCCAAAAACTACTTGAACGTTTAAATTTAACCGGTAAAGAACAGCTCTATCCTGCACAACTCTCTGGTGGACAGCAGCAACGAGTTGCAATTGCCCGCGCTTTAGCCATGAAACCGCAAATTCTTTGTTACGACGAGCCAACTTCTGCACTTGACCCTGCTTTACGCGGGACGGTTGCTGAAATTATTCTAAAATTAAAACGTGCAGAGAACATGACACAAATCATTGTTACTCACGACATGGATTTTGCTAAAGAAGTTGCTGATAAAACCTTTACTGTTACCGATCTCAGTCAAAGGAGGTTGAGCTAAGTGAAACGCAAAGAATTTCTTACCCTTATAGTAATTTTCTGTTGTGGGATTTTCATAACGGGTTGTAGCGGAGTTTCGGTTGGTAAGCAAGCCAGTCAAACCGACAATTGGCAGCGGCTAGAAAAGCGCGGCTATGTGACTATTGGCGTTGATGATACCTTTGTTCCAATGGGATTCCGCCAAAAAAATGGCCAATTAGTTGGTTACGATGTTGACCTAGCTAAGGCTGTTTTTAAGCAGTATGGTATGCGCGTGAGCTTCCAGACGATTGACTGGTCGATGAACACCACGGAACTCAAAAACGGGACCATTGACTTAATCTGGAACGGTTTTAGCAAGACTCCTGAACGCAAAGCAAAGGTCGGCTTTAGTAAAACTTACCTGTATAGCGAACAATTATTGGTGACTAAGCGTAAAAGCCACATTAATTCCTATGCGGACATGACTGGGAAAACATTAGGAGCACAAACTGGATCTTCTGGCTACAACGACATTATCAAGCAGCCAAAGTTGCTTAAAGATCGCATTAAAAATCACGACCCAGTCCTGTATGACTCCTTCACTAATGCTTTTATCGACTTAAATGCCGGTCGCATTCAGGGACTACTAATTGACAGCACTTACGCCAATTACTATATTGCACGCCAAAAACACCCAGCTGACTTTACCATAATTCACGGGCCATTTCCTAAAGATGCCTTTGGTGTTGGCATGAGAAAAAGCGATATAACTTTGCGTGAAAAAATCAATGCTGGATTGGATAAATTAGCTAAAGATGGCACACTAACCAAAATCAATCACAAATGGTTTGGCTCGGCTGCTGATACACCCTTGCTAAAGAAAAATTAATCTAACTGCTCCAAAACGTCGGCAATCCCGTCATGATTATTATCCTGCGTAATCACTTCAAACTTTGCCTTTAAATCAGCTGGCGCATTGGCCATTAATACTGGATGAGCAACGATTTCTAGCATTGCTGCATCATTATAATTATCACCAAAAGCCCAACAATCAGTTAATTTAACATTGAAATCTTCTGCCAAAATTTTAATGCCGTTACCCTTAGAAACACCTTTAATCATTACTTCAAGTAAATTTGGTGCAGATTTAACAATGTATAATTTTGGATATTTTACTTTTAATTCTGCTTGTTCCTCATCTAATAACTTTGGGTCACCCATAATCAATACTTTGTGAGCACCCTTAAGCTTTTTAACCTGAGCTAGTGAGCTTGGTGTTGCCTTAACATCGACGGTCTTTTCTTCTTTTCCAACCAATTCGCAATTATTTCCCGGGAAATAGTACCAGTCATAGCCACTATAAACGTTCCAAACAGTTCCGTTATTTTTACGCTCAACATACTGACATATTTCTTCTGCCTGAGCGGCAGTCATAAACTGTGAGTTTAATGGTCTGCCCATTTCATCTAAAACTAGAGCGCCATTGTAAGCAATGAGCGGGCACCTTTTCATAATTTGTCCAGCTGCTGTCATAATTCCTTGTGGCATCCGACCTGATACTGGCACAAAGATATTGTCTTTAATTACCTGTTTACGAATTGCATCCCGCGTTCTAGGTGTTACTTGCAAGTCAGAATTGATTAATGTACCGTCAATATCTGAAAAAAGTAGTTTAACCATAATTTCTCCTCAACTATTTTCTTTAATTAGTAGTAATTAAGCTTATTTTAACGATTATTACTGGCCTTGGTCAATAACTGTTAATAGACGATAGTTACTCTTTAGTCAATGATTGGTTTTAATAATTCGTGTTTGCAATTATTTTTCAGAGTGATAGACTTTAATAGTCGAAAGTTAAATTTTAAACACGAACATTAATTTGTGGGAGAGAGATAATGAATTTTATTAAGAGTTATTTTCAGCTCGATAAATATAACACTAGCATTAAAGTGGAATTTCTTGCTGGTTTAACTACTTTTATTAGTATGTCATACATCCTTTTTGTCAATCCTAGCGTCTTAGGGGCAAGTGGCATGAACTCTGGGGCCGTTTTTACCTCAACTGCCTTGGCCAGTGCATTAGGAACAGCGATTATGGGAATTGTTGCCAATTACCCAATTGGTGAAGCTCCAGCCCTTGGAATTAACGCCTTCTTTGCCTACACAGTTTGTGTTGGCATGCATGTTTCATGGGAAACAGCGTTAGCTGCTGTTTTTGTTGCTTCAATCATCTTCATTTTAATCACCTTGTTTAAATTGCGGGAAAAAATCATCAATGCTATTCCAGCTGATTTGAAATTTGCCATTTCTTCAGGTATTGGCTTGTTCATCGCCTTTTTAGGAATGCAAGATGGTGGTTTAATTATCGGTAACAAGTCAACTTTGGTCGGTTTAGGATCACTTCATGATCCAGCAGTTTGGATTACAATCTTTGGCTTGTTAATAACCGTTGTGTTAATGATTTTAAATGTACCTGGTGCTATTTTTATCGGCATGGTATTAGCTGCAATCTTTGGTGTTGCTACTGGGCAAATCCCGCTACCAACTAAAGTAATTTCAATGGCGCCAAGTATTGCACCAACCTTTGGTCAAGCAATCTTTCACATTAAAGACATCAATTCACTGCAAATGTGGGTTGTTGTTTTAACATTCTTACTAGTTACCTTCTTTGATACTGCCGGTACATTAATCGGACTGGCTCAACAAGCTGGATTTATGAAAGATAACAAAATGCCACGAGTTGGTAGAGCTTTAGCTTCTGACTCAACCGCGATGATGGTTGGTTCCGTCCTAGGTACTTCACCTATTGGTGCCTTTGTTGAATCAAGTGCCGGAATTGCTGTCGGTGGTAGAACTGGTTTAACTGCTGTCTTTGTAGCAATTTTCTTCTTAATTTCTATGATTTTCAGTCCATTACTTGGATTATTTACCACTCATGTAACAGCACCTGCTTTAATTATTGTCGGTGTTCTAATGGCTCAAAATACGGCTCACATTCATTGGAATAAAATGGAAATTGCCGTACCCGCCTTCTTAATCTTAATTGGTATGCCCCTGACCTACTCCATTTCTGATGGTTTGGCATTAGGATTAATTACTTACCCAATCTGTATGGTTGCTGCTAAGCGCGGCAAGGAAGTTACACCAATGATGTGGATTCTCTTCTTCGTCTTTATTTTCTTCCTCTGGGTACTTAACTTCTAATTTAATTGAAAAAATTTTATTAAAGCCAAAATCTAACAATAGATTTTGACTTTTTTGCTTCTTATAAAATAAATTTGGCTGTATCATGGAAATATAACATGATTTAGTTATATACTAGTTACATTGGTTCTTTTTAATTTAATATTTTGGAGGAAAAAATGACGACACTAGATAAAGTCTTTCATTTAAACGATGCTCATACCACTGTTAAACGCGAGTTAATCGCCGCATTAACCACGTTTGTCAGTCTCTCCTACATCCTTTTTGTTAACCCTAACATTTTACATGCAGCTGGAATCGATAAAGGTGCAGCATTTACCGTTACCGCAATTTCAATAGCTATTGGCTGTTTCATCATGGGCTTAGTTGCCAATTATCCAATTGCCTTAGCACCAACTCTTGGCAGTGCAGCCTTTTTCGCTTATAACGTCTGCGTTGGTATGCATATCAACTGGCAAACTGCATTAGCTGCTGTTCTAGTTGCATCCGTACTGTTTATCCTAATAACTGTTCTGAAATTACGGGAAATAGTTGTTGATGCAATTCCACAAGACATGAAATATGCAATTTCAGCTGGAATTGGCCTCTTCATCGCTTTTATCGGCTTGCAAAATGGTAAGTTGATTGTAAATAGTGATTCTAATCTTGTAACTTTAGGTAAATTTAATTCACCTGCTGTCTGGATTACCCTATTTGGGTTAACGCTAACTGTTATCTTAATGGCAATGAACATTCCCGGTTCCATTTTCATTGGGATGGTCGTTACCGCTGTATTTGGCATTGTAATTGGTCAAATAGCTTTACCTAAAGCTATTATTTCCAGTGCACCAAGTATTGCTCCTACTTTTGGCCAAGCAGTTTTTCACTTAAAAGACATTAATACACCACAACTATTTATGGTTGTTCTAACCTTCTTGCTAGTTACCTTTTTTGATACCGCTGGTACCTTAATTGGAATGACTGAACAGGCAGGAATGGTTGATAAAAACGGTAAAATTCCACGGATTGGCCGCGCATTCTTATCAGATTCTGCGGCAATGGTTGAAGGTGCTATTCTCGGGACAGCTCCACTTGGAACTTCAGTTGAATCAAGTGCTGGTATCGCCATGGGCGGTCGTACCGGATTAACTGCAATTTTTGTTGGTATTTTATTTTTAATTAGTATGATTTTTAGTCCACTCTTAGCTGTTATTCCAACAACAGTTACTGCACCAGCGTTAATTATTGTTGGTGTTTTAATGGCCGGTAATTTGAAAAAAATCAATTGGGAAAAATTCGAAATTGCCTTACCTGCATTCCTGACAGTTGTTGGTATGCCGCTAACTTATAGTATTTCTGACGGGTTAGCACTAGGCATGATTGCTTATCCGATTACAATGATCGCTTCTAAACAATCTAAAAAAGTCTCACCAATGATGTACGTACTATTTGTAATTTTTATCATTTTCTTTTTAGTAACCAATATGTAATTAAGTAAACTAAAAGTCACCTAAAAAGGTGGCTTTTTTGTATCGCAATTTTAACCATCATATTCAACAGCCTGCAACTGTTTTATCTTTTCATAAACCTGACCACGCTGACCAGCATCAACTTCCAAAATCAAACTATCACCATTGTTGATTTTAGTCTGACCATTAGGAATTAAATCTCGACCACCGCGATGAATAATTTTAACCAACGTATACTGCGGCCACTTGATATCTACTATCTTTCGGTCAACCAAGTCACTATTTTCATAAACCGGAATCGTCAGCTGATCACGCTGTCCTGTTACCTGAGTCGAATTTTTCTTACCTAGCATTGCTTGTGCCAAGCTGTCATAAATTGGCATCCCGCCGAGCAATTCATCAACTAGCAACGCCACAAACGAAACCACAGCCAGTGGCATTAAGTGCAATAACGACCCCACCATTTCCGTAATTAAAATTACGGCGGTAAACGGCGCCCGAATAATTGCCGCAAAGTATCCCGCCATTGCAAAAATGATTAGGTTAATCACCAATTTTTGGGGTAATAAATGCAGCTGTGCCATTGTTAAGCCATAAATAGCACCTATTAGGGCCCCCATCGTCAAAATCGGCAAAAAGATACCACTTGGCAATCCCGAATCATACGAAACAATTGAAAAAATAATTCTAACCAAATAGAAAAACAACAGTAATCCAACCATTGACCAGCCAGTTTTGGTAATCATCTTAGGCAAACTGAGGATCAAACGGTTACCAGGGCCAGTAATTAATGGCCAACAATATGCAATTGGAATCAATAATGCTAGAGGAATCACGCCATACAGCCAGTTAGGTAAAAACGTAATTTTTGCATATAATTTTTTGCAGCTAAATAAGCCTGCTTTATACAAATAACCTAACAATCCTAAAATAATTCCTAAAAATACCAGGTGCCAGTAAAGCAAAATTGGGAATGTATGGTTATAGGACAGAGCCAGTGCCGCATGCTGACCAAACAAGTTAGAAACGACAAAGTCGGCAACCATTGCTCCAGCCAGAGCATTGAGCCACACACGCTTTGAAAAGTTATGAAACACTTCTTCTAGGACAAACAGGGCACCACTTAACGGTGCACCAAATGCAGCAGCTAAACCACTTGCCGCTCCCGTTGCAATTAGAACGCGGGCGTTAGTTTTAGTCTGACTGCAGCCCTCGCCGACCCCTTGACCGATAGTTGCCCCTAATTGAAGAGATGGTCCCTCAGGACCTAGAAAGAGGCCTGTACTAATTACTAAACTTCCGCCAATTAATTTGCGCCACAAAATTGGTACCCACTGAAGTGTCAGGCTTCCTTGCAGCTGCAACTTAACCTCAGGAATTCCAGACCCACCAACATGAGGATACTGTTTAACAAAATAACCAGCTATCATTCCCACTAATACCAAACCACAAGCAATGATAGCAAGCCACCAAGCGTTATTATGAGCTAAATGAAATAATTTCAACCAAAAGGCTGTCATTTTTTCAATTCCTAAGCGAAAAATACCAACAATTATGCCTGTAAATAATCCCACTAACAGAGCCTGGCCCAACAATGTTATTTCCGAATGATTGCGCAAAATTCATACTCCTCTATCTACAACAAAAAACAGCTAAATTAATTTAGCTGTTTTTGTGTTACACGTGTAACATAATTATTTTTCTTCATACCATTCTGTATGGAAGACACCAGGACGGTCATTTCTGTAATAAGTGTGTGCACCGAAGTAATCACGTTGACCCTGAATTAGGTTAGCAGGTAAGCTTGGATTAAAAATTGATTCCAAGTAATTAAGAGCAGCGCTCAAGGTTGGTGTTGGAATACCAGCTTTAGTTGCTAGTGCAATTACTTGCCGCAAAGCACCAATATTTTCAGCCATTAAATCCTTGAAGTAACTATCTTCAAATAAATTATCCAGCTTTTTGCCGTTCTCATAAGCATTTTCAATATCTTTCAACATTGACGAACGAATAATACAACCAGCTTCCCAATCTTGAGCAATTGCTGGGTAACGCAAATCCCATTTATAAGCATCTGCAGCCATCTTCAATTGTTGGAAGCCTTGAGCATAAGCAACAGCTTGACCTAATTGCAATGCTTTACCCAAATTAGCTACTAAATCAGCTGGTACATCGCCATTCCAAGTGATTTCTTTACCAGCACGTGTTGTTGCCTTAGACATAAACCGTGCTAAAACAGCTTCAGCAATTACACTAATTGGTGTTCCTAAGCGAATTGCGTCCTCAAGCATCCAGTTACCAGTACCCTTGTATGATGCCACATTCAAGATATGGTCGATTACGTAATCAGGAGTTAATTCATCTTTTTGCTTCAAGACCTCTGCCGTAATTTCACTTAAATAAGCCTTAACGATTCCTTGGTTCCAATCCGTAAAGATTTGAGCCATTTCATCATTAGTTTTACCAGCAACTTTTCGTAAAATATCATAAACTTCGGAAAATTCTTGCATAATGCCGTATTCAATTCCGTTATGAACCATTTTAACGTAGTGACCGCTGCCTTCAGGTCCAATAAAGCTGACACAAGGACGACCCTCAGTATTTTTAGCAGCAATTGCTTCCAGGATCGGAGCAACTTGCTTGTAAGCTTCTTCATCGCCACCTGGCATTAAAGCTGGGCCATTCAAAGCTCCTTCTTCACCACCGGAAACACCCATTCCAATAAAGTGAATGCCATGTTCCTGCATTTCATGAAATCGCCGGTTAGTATCGTTAAAGTTGGAATTACCACCATCGATTAAAATATCACCCTTGTCCAGTAAAGGTAATAAAGTATGTAAAGTTTCATCAACTGGACGACCAGCTGCGATTTGAATTAAAATTTTGCGTGGTTTCTCTAATGAATTAACGAACTCTTCCCAAGAATAAGTAGGTTTTAATTTATCGTCTTCATATTTTGCAAAAGCATCAACTTCTGGCTTGTCAATACTGTAACCAGAAACTGAAAAGCCACTATTTCTGACATTTAAAGCAAGATTCTTACCCATTACAGATAAGCCAATTATTCCAAATTGTTGCATATTTTATCCTCCACTATTAAATTTATCCCCTATTATTATACTTATAAGTATGCAAAAAAGCGAAACCTTTTTATTAGTTCCGCTTTTTATTTTTTTAATATTAACGATTAATTAACATTAAGCTTCTGAAGCACCTGAAGTTGCATCGTCTTCATCTACAGGACCAAAAGCATCATCGTTAACGCCGTACTTTTCAGCAAAGTAGCTGAATGGCTTCAAACCTTGTGCTTGGTACTTCTCAACGAATGCTGGGTCGTCCAAAGTGTTCAATTCAGTTGAGTAAGGCATTTCGTGAGTAAGCTTAACGTCTACTAACATTGGCTTATC
The sequence above is a segment of the Lactobacillus sp. ESL0677 genome. Coding sequences within it:
- a CDS encoding Cof-type HAD-IIB family hydrolase, giving the protein MMVKLLFSDIDGTLINSDLQVTPRTRDAIRKQVIKDNIFVPVSGRMPQGIMTAAGQIMKRCPLIAYNGALVLDEMGRPLNSQFMTAAQAEEICQYVERKNNGTVWNVYSGYDWYYFPGNNCELVGKEEKTVDVKATPSSLAQVKKLKGAHKVLIMGDPKLLDEEQAELKVKYPKLYIVKSAPNLLEVMIKGVSKGNGIKILAEDFNVKLTDCWAFGDNYNDAAMLEIVAHPVLMANAPADLKAKFEVITQDNNHDGIADVLEQLD
- a CDS encoding NCS2 family permease — its product is MNFIKSYFQLDKYNTSIKVEFLAGLTTFISMSYILFVNPSVLGASGMNSGAVFTSTALASALGTAIMGIVANYPIGEAPALGINAFFAYTVCVGMHVSWETALAAVFVASIIFILITLFKLREKIINAIPADLKFAISSGIGLFIAFLGMQDGGLIIGNKSTLVGLGSLHDPAVWITIFGLLITVVLMILNVPGAIFIGMVLAAIFGVATGQIPLPTKVISMAPSIAPTFGQAIFHIKDINSLQMWVVVLTFLLVTFFDTAGTLIGLAQQAGFMKDNKMPRVGRALASDSTAMMVGSVLGTSPIGAFVESSAGIAVGGRTGLTAVFVAIFFLISMIFSPLLGLFTTHVTAPALIIVGVLMAQNTAHIHWNKMEIAVPAFLILIGMPLTYSISDGLALGLITYPICMVAAKRGKEVTPMMWILFFVFIFFLWVLNF
- a CDS encoding NCS2 family permease, with the translated sequence MTTLDKVFHLNDAHTTVKRELIAALTTFVSLSYILFVNPNILHAAGIDKGAAFTVTAISIAIGCFIMGLVANYPIALAPTLGSAAFFAYNVCVGMHINWQTALAAVLVASVLFILITVLKLREIVVDAIPQDMKYAISAGIGLFIAFIGLQNGKLIVNSDSNLVTLGKFNSPAVWITLFGLTLTVILMAMNIPGSIFIGMVVTAVFGIVIGQIALPKAIISSAPSIAPTFGQAVFHLKDINTPQLFMVVLTFLLVTFFDTAGTLIGMTEQAGMVDKNGKIPRIGRAFLSDSAAMVEGAILGTAPLGTSVESSAGIAMGGRTGLTAIFVGILFLISMIFSPLLAVIPTTVTAPALIIVGVLMAGNLKKINWEKFEIALPAFLTVVGMPLTYSISDGLALGMIAYPITMIASKQSKKVSPMMYVLFVIFIIFFLVTNM
- a CDS encoding ClC family H(+)/Cl(-) exchange transporter; translated protein: MRNHSEITLLGQALLVGLFTGIIVGIFRLGIEKMTAFWLKLFHLAHNNAWWLAIIACGLVLVGMIAGYFVKQYPHVGGSGIPEVKLQLQGSLTLQWVPILWRKLIGGSLVISTGLFLGPEGPSLQLGATIGQGVGEGCSQTKTNARVLIATGAASGLAAAFGAPLSGALFVLEEVFHNFSKRVWLNALAGAMVADFVVSNLFGQHAALALSYNHTFPILLYWHLVFLGIILGLLGYLYKAGLFSCKKLYAKITFLPNWLYGVIPLALLIPIAYCWPLITGPGNRLILSLPKMITKTGWSMVGLLLFFYLVRIIFSIVSYDSGLPSGIFLPILTMGALIGAIYGLTMAQLHLLPQKLVINLIIFAMAGYFAAIIRAPFTAVILITEMVGSLLHLMPLAVVSFVALLVDELLGGMPIYDSLAQAMLGKKNSTQVTGQRDQLTIPVYENSDLVDRKIVDIKWPQYTLVKIIHRGGRDLIPNGQTKINNGDSLILEVDAGQRGQVYEKIKQLQAVEYDG